In Mauremys mutica isolate MM-2020 ecotype Southern chromosome 16, ASM2049712v1, whole genome shotgun sequence, one DNA window encodes the following:
- the LOC123350792 gene encoding uncharacterized protein LOC123350792 — MAWHQGLSNPIPDFNIHLYDEQGKVTTGRQRGGQRNAPVTWGQVKNLANQAEQLLEKTGQEKTAENYMMALIASLNANSVLLLTIIIFSLTTVPTEGGPIVTGGVHLNIWEVFAKTLNQSTFCLTEQRAVGEVLGSCLIPVCHNPKDINNDTWFYNSLEQNSTLRELGYPGYHNWGDRLTHKPRFAVTLLTPHVASFNVSCARMVNCTKKTCIQFPKGNFNCSSMVNISYMYEYLQLPRGWFWSCPGYTFNYIPANISHETPCCLSRLSLVLPQKETKGTPLTKTKRSVFLDESCDSHAALISKAEYVALAVSLVGVPGLAARNSKNINALACSAVKALNTTSKALALLNEEQGELRHGLLQNRAAIDYLLMQHHYGCEKLDGMCCFNLSNNEKAVHNQIVKLHNLTKEVTMDVGFSGFWDWLTGWLPDLSWLKQMFAYVIVIVAGLILCCCILQCIPSLISLFVQGCPWQRLNTKQSIHYACKLLKNKKGEM, encoded by the coding sequence ATGGCGTGGCATCAGGGACTGAGCAACCCCATCCCTGACTTCAACATACACTTATATGATGAACAAGGAAAAGTGACAACAGGCCGACAACGAGGGGGCCAACGAAATGCACCTGTCACATGGGGCCAAGTAAAGAACCTAGCTAATCAGGCTGAACAACTGTTGGAAAAAACAGGACAAGAGAAAACGGCAGAGAACTATATGATGGCATTAATAGCCTCCTTAAATGCCAATTCTGTActtttgttaacaataattattttcagtttaactaCTGTCCCTACGGAAGGGGGACCGATAGTGACTGGGGGGGTTCATCTTAATATATGGGAGGTATTTGCAAAGACTTTAAACCAAAGTACCTTCTGCTTAACGGAGcagagggcggtgggggaggtgctAGGATCTTGCCTAATACCAGTATGCCATAATCCCAAAGACATCAACAATGATACATGGTTTTATAATTCTCTAGAACAAAATTCTACCCTTAGGGAATTAGGGTACCCCGGGTACCATAATTGGGGAGATCGACTAACGCACAAACCGCGTTTTGCCGTTACCCTGTTAACACCGCATGTTGCTAGTTTTAATGTTAGTTGTGCTAGAATGGTTAATTGTACCAAAAAGACTTGTATTCAATTCCCAAAAGGGAACTTCAATTGCTCAAGTATGGTTAATATATCATATATGTATGAGTACCTACAATTGCCAAGGGGCTGGTTCTGGTCCTGCCCCGGATATACCTTTAACTACATTCCAGCCAACATCAGTCATGAAACTCCATGCTGTCTTAGTAGGCTGTCTTTGGTTTTGCCTCAAAAGGAAACTAAGGGTACACCACTTACTAAAACAAAACGGAGTGTATTCCTTGATGAAAGCTGTGATAGTCACGCGGCCCTAATTAGTAAGGCCGAATACGTTGCGCTGGCCGTATCCCTGGTTGGGGTGCCCGGTCTGGCGGCACGAAACAGTAAAAACATTAACGCCTTAGCCTGCTCGGCAGTAAAAGCCTTAAATACAACTTCTAAAGCTCTAGCCTTGTTAAATGAGGAACAGGGCGAATTAAGACATGGACTTTTGCAAAACAGAGCGGCCATAGATTATCTTTTAATGCAACATCATTatgggtgtgaaaaattggaTGGTATGTGTTGCTTTAACCTAAGCAATAATGAAAAAGCAGTGCACAACCAAATTGTAAAGCTACATAATTTAACAAAAGAAGTTACTATGGATGTTGGTTTTTCAGGATTCTGGGACTGGCTTACTGGATGGCTGCCAGACCTATCCTGGCTAAAGCAAATGTTTGCATATGTTATTGTTATAGTTGCAGGATTAATACTTTGTTGCTGCATATTACAGTGTATTCCTTCACTTATTAGCCTATTTGTCCAAGGCTGCCCTTGGCAACGACTTAATACAAAACAGAGCATTCATTATGcctgcaaattgcttaaaaacaaaaagggggagatgtag